The bacterium genome includes a window with the following:
- a CDS encoding AraC family transcriptional regulator, with the protein MKPLVRYDARSSPDDRWAAAAGLTPQLAFVAYTDGPQPVRPCVDTLDCYELDYVLQGRLDVWLGEAHVPATAGDIVIIPPGTLHAEATPPGVASQIIFLGASFRSDTGRAQRYPQPLARSLHLGCGHLVEQRLRQIIAEVHERQPGHETIVRAAIGEIFCHLARASSGLSAPEVELHAASLQRFGEQAQSYLRDHLAEPLSLDDMARQFHLSRRYFGKLFRRATGQTPHAFLTDLRLHRAAELLRDPALSIKQIAAQCGFDDPYYFSKVFKRQRGQAPSHVRRGP; encoded by the coding sequence GTGAAGCCGCTGGTTCGCTATGATGCCCGTTCCTCCCCTGACGACCGCTGGGCGGCGGCAGCGGGGCTGACCCCGCAACTGGCTTTCGTCGCCTACACCGACGGCCCCCAGCCCGTGCGCCCGTGCGTGGACACGCTGGACTGCTACGAGCTGGACTACGTGCTCCAGGGGCGCCTGGATGTGTGGCTGGGGGAGGCGCACGTGCCGGCCACTGCGGGGGACATCGTCATCATCCCCCCGGGCACGTTGCACGCCGAGGCGACGCCACCCGGCGTCGCCTCGCAGATCATCTTCCTCGGGGCCAGCTTCCGCAGCGACACCGGCCGGGCGCAGCGCTATCCCCAGCCCCTGGCCCGGAGCCTGCACCTGGGCTGTGGCCACCTCGTGGAGCAGCGCCTGAGGCAGATCATCGCCGAAGTCCACGAGCGCCAGCCCGGCCACGAGACTATCGTGCGCGCCGCCATCGGCGAGATCTTCTGCCACCTGGCGCGCGCCTCGTCAGGCCTGAGCGCCCCCGAAGTCGAGTTGCACGCCGCCAGCCTCCAGCGCTTCGGCGAGCAAGCCCAGAGCTACCTGCGCGACCACCTCGCCGAGCCCCTCTCGCTCGATGACATGGCCCGCCAGTTCCACCTCAGCCGCCGCTACTTCGGCAAGCTCTTCCGCCGTGCCACGGGCCAGACCCCGCATGCCTTCCTGACCGACCTCCGCCTGCACCGGGCGGCGGAGCTGCTGCGCGACCCGGCGCTGAGCATCAAGCAGATCGCCGCGCAGTGCGGCTTCGACGATCCGTACTACTTCTCGAAGGTCTTCAAGCGCCAGAGGGGCCAGGCGCCCTCCCACGTCCGCCGCGGGCCGTGA